Proteins from a genomic interval of Oncorhynchus kisutch isolate 150728-3 linkage group LG28, Okis_V2, whole genome shotgun sequence:
- the LOC109872665 gene encoding olfactory receptor 52N5-like, whose product MENHTYPKNMFLLEGLKVTQQSSYPAFILLLIIYIFTMVSNIGLILLISMERSLHQPMYILFCNLPLNDALGATVIIPRLLSDIFVASAERYINNVACAIQAFCAHMFGTTSHTILIIMAFDRYVAICYPLRYATIMTNRMIAKLTFFAWGSAFLLVGVLLGLTLSLSRCRSEIFNPFCDNASLFKLSCESVIINNIYGLTFTILLLGSSIGSVTLTYLKIAMVCMRNKNRVLNSRALQTCSTHLSVYIIMLVSGFIIIFLHRFPQWADHRKLSAIMFHVVPPWLNPIIYGLQTKEIRQKIFNKFQNNKVTV is encoded by the coding sequence ATGGAGAATCACACCTACCCTAAGAACATGTTCCTCCTGGAGGGGTTAAAGGTCACTCAACAGTCCTCCTACCCTGCCTTCATCCTTCTCCTCATCATCTACATCTTCACGATGGTATCCAACATCGGCCTCATACTACTGATCTCCATGGAGAGGAGCCTGCACCAGCCCATGTACATCCTCTTCTGCAACCTACCTCTCAATGACGCTCTTGGAGCAACGGTTATCATCCCTCGTTTGCTGAGTGACATATTTGTGGCAAGCGCAGAACGCTACATTAACAACGTTGCGTGTGCCATCCAAGCATTTTGCGCCCACATGTTTGGCACAACATCACATACAATACTGATTATCATGGCCTTTGATAGATATGTGGCCATCTGCTACCCCCTGCGATATGCCACCATCATGACCAACAGGATGATCGCAAAACTGACTTTTTTTGCCTGGGGGTCTGCCTTTCTGCTTGTGGGGGTCCTCCTGGGCCTCACACTCAGCCTGTCACGATGCAGATCTGAAATCTTCAACCCCTTCTGTGACAATGCCTCATTATTCAAGCTCTCCTGTGAAAGCGTTATTATTAACAATATCTATGGACTCACTTTTACCATCCTACTCCTGGGGTCCTCCATAGGGAGTGTGACACTAACATACCTTAAGATAGCTATGGTGTGTATGAGAAACAAAAACAGGGTTCTGAATAGCAGGGCCTTGCAGACCTGCTCCACACACCTGTCTGTGTACATCATCATGCTGGTGTCCGGTTTCATCATCATCTTTCTCCATCGCTTCCCTCAGTGGGCCGACCACAGGAAACTGTCAGCCATTATGTTTCATGTGGTTCCTCCTTGGCTCAATCCTATTATATACGGTCTCCAGACCAAAGAGATCAGACAGAAAATCTTCAACAAGTTTCAAAATAATAAAGTGACTGTATGA